attgtTCAATTACTTTGCAAacggtggctatttttgaattaccagttcgaaaactggctagcccatgctatttttaCCGAATATTTTGTCGACAAAATTCAAAATAGAGTACTCAAAAGGTGCATATAGAATTGCGAAAGACATATCAAATCTTACTACATGAGAATTGAGACAGCTTCTCATCATTTTTGGAGGATCgtagcaaacacagacaaatataATGTAGATGCTgctataattttgaaaatatgaaggCCCTTTCCCAAAGACATGTGTTGATGATATCTTGCTGAGTATAACTTTTCATAATTTACTCATATGATATAATGTAAGAGGAAGAAGGATGAACTGACATGTAGATTGCAACTTAATTAAGTTGTACTCTTTATGGGTCCAGTTGTTACCTACCTGTTGCAATTGAACTTGTTTTGTAGTCTGAGTTTTGTACCAAAACCTTCAAGATTTTAATTAGTAACCAAAAGAGCTAGTTTGGTGTAAAACACATTGTACAAGTTTGAAGTTGTGATGAGATGACCTGACAAGCCTCTATACCAAACTTTAATTGATGATGAGGCGGCATTGCAAAAAACAACTGAAAATTAGACCAGACAGATAATCTTTgagttttattctatttatttcaGCACAGTATTGATTCTTTCAGATTTGATAGATAGAGGATACTGTCTAAGTTGCACAACTTAATCAGATCAGTACACAGAAGTTCAAAAACCTCGGGCCAGCAACATGATTTTGGGATGCTTGCATATAATACCTGGTGTCATGTATCAAAGTAGTGTATCCATCATAATCTGTTTGTGAAAGgattttaagttatatacactaaTAATATAAAAGAATTTTTATACTATCGTATGTTACTTTACTACTCTATTTTCAAGTTACTATATCAGGCTAACCATGAAAGGTTACCTGTTGTGTAAAAATGCACAAAACTTAAAACTCTTTGAAATATAGGCGTAATTAATTCAAAGCCAATATAGTACTTTGGGATTCTTGATTGATTCAATTTGGAGTCCTCTAAAGGGTCGTATGTAGGTACTGTATAGCGtccacagaaataattaaaaactgtAGTTTACTATCTTTAGAATAGGTAAGTTGAACCATAGAAAGGAAGACCTATTTTGCTTTACAATGGTTTGTTCTTCTTCCCAGGCAGTTAATACAGTGTATGTTTGCCTTTCTTGGCAGTGAGGGCATTCAGGTCATggtcctatatatatatatatatatatatatatatatatatatatatggcattATTTCTCACGACGTTTAGATCAAACTGTAACCTTATACACATTTACCTACCGTGCATATCATTTGCATTTGTTTATTAGATGTTTATACTTGATAGTTAGctctttctttgattttgattatGAATAGTAGCTCATACATGAAATATATGTTATAACTCCTTGTCAGAAAAATATTATAATTCcttaaaatctttcaaaataaatgagaaaCCAAAAAACATCCAACTCATGGGAAAAAAAACATCCAACAAGCAACAATTTAAAACTGATTTTGAGACACAAGTTTAACACGGATTTCATCTCATATTGATATTAATTAACTTTATCTCTAGAAAGTTTTATGCTTGTTCACATAAAAAGAAAGTATCTAATGAACTAATTATTCGTTAAAGTATAATTTATCAGAAGTTCTATACATTTGATTACTTTCCCTTTTTATAGTGTAAGCACTTGGAAGACTGATGTTTGCAAACAAATAATTTCAATCAAATTTAGTAGCACATTGTGAAGATTGGACTATGTTTTGCAGATTTCAGGTACTGCGATGGTGCTGGATGAGATCATTAACCATGTACAATCCCTACAGCGTCAAGTGGAGGTAAGACCTTGAAAATCCTCACATCTTATTTGTTAGTGCGGAAATCTTGAATTTTCAATATTTGTTGTTACTTCATATGTGAAAATTCCAATAATGATTCTTATTGTGACTCCCTCTAGTTTTTAGTATTACATGGAGAGTAAGTCAGCTTTGGATAGTAAATATATAGTATTCGAACCTTGTTGCCTTCATGCCTTATCTCCTGTTTCGTTTAGACATACTTTTAGGAGTGTGGTCGAAGATAGTCATAGATCAAGGTTATCCCATTTAAGAAGTGAACGTTCAAAAAATTGTGTTGCctattttcttgtttttggaTTATATTTAAGTGGTATCGGTTCTTTTCCTGAAGGAGGTTTGTTTGGCTTGCAGTTCTTATCAATGAGACTTGCTGCAGTAAACCCAAGAGTAGATTTCAACCTTGATAGTCTCTTTGCTACAGAAGTAAGTTTTCCCTTCCTCATCAACTTACTTAAATTGGGAGTTACATAAACAGTTTGTGGTTGCAACTTTTGCTTTAACCCACTTTATCAATTCTGACTTGTATTATTGTATTTAGGGCTGTTAAATTTCTTGGTCCCACCTTTAAAATCTTTAAAGGGCTAGTTTCAACCAACCTAATTGTCAGAAGAGTGGTCAATTGTGGACCAACCATTATTATTTGCCAGTCTGTGCACATTTACACCATAGAACTGTTCATATGGAACATGATCAATTGAAGGGTTGCCTGTTACCATACCATAATGTTGTTAGCCTTGGGAGTTACCTTTGTCAGACTCAATTTAAGTGGGTCCTCAATTCATTAAATCAGTGAACAGAGAATTGGCAAGGGTATCTCTACAATCAACCTTATCAAAAGTTATGAGCCATCTCACACTGTCTTTTCTACAATGCTGGAAATGCAGAAATATGTTGAAGTGTCATGTTTTGCTGCAATATATTAGGGATTAAGGCGTCGTGGATTGACTGATAATGATTAAAATCATAACAATCGATGGTTGGATTTTGAATTCACTTGCTTTTGTGCTTTATTTCAAAGTCTAAGCTTTTTTTCTAGCTTTAGATTGATATCTGTAAATTGGCCTTAGCGTCTAAAAAATGTGATAATTTATGTTCATAAGTTCAGAGTATCATACCCGTAATAGTCTTTATTAAAGAGAAAAGATCGTTGCTGTAATTTATACTTAGTTTTCATTTGCTTTTGAAAAATAGCAGAGTGGTTCTGCAGTGGATAGTAACTTCGCGAGCATAGTTGCGCCTTCGATTTGGCCTGAAGGACAAACCAGCGGGAATAGAAATCAGTATCAACAGCTGTTGCAAATTGATGGATTCAATCAGCCTGTCTGGGTTAGGGAAGAAGATAATTCTAGCTTCATTACTCCAGAGAACTCATTTTTGACTTATGATTCCTCTGCAAATTCAGGTAAATCCTGGTACTGGAAAACATAGGGAAATTTTATGTGAAAGTAGAACCAGTGACTATTGCTAACTTCGCGGTCTGTTGATTATGTGCAGCTTCTTTGCACCAAAATCAGCTGAAAATGGAGCTATGAATGTAGAGGCAAGGCTTTTTCCTAGTGGTTTAGCCATGTATATATCGGACATAAAGGTTTATAGGAGGCAGCATTGGAGTAGAAGGTTAACGTTATGAGTTTCCATTTCAGGTTGATCTCTGCTAGATTTGTGTATACTAACATAGAGGAGTCATTCTCTCTGATTGATTCACAATTGTACTACAAGAAGGATTATTAGCAATTACATATTAAACTATTTCGTTTGGTTTCTCTTAATCTCAAAAACACTTTTGCCCTTACTAGTATAGGAATATAGGTTGTGTTGAAACACAATATGGCCCATATCATTGACCAAACTGGCGGTAGAAAGGGAGTCATATTTTTCCTGTTTACCGGGCCGACCAACCTTTTCAACCAAGCATACTCGTCTCCTTAGAGGGACCACCAGCTTCATGAGAAGAAACGTTGGGCAATGGTTCCGGAGTTGAAGGAGGGGGAGTCAGTTTCGGTAGGTTGGACCTCATATGCGGAACCACCAAAACCAACAGCAAACAAGGCTTCAACCGACTCGAAGGATGCATCGTTGGTATGCTCTTCTAAATTCCCTCCCTCATCATCCTCCAACATGAAGATAGGGAGGGGCATCATAGGAGGTGAAATTGAGTATCAGAGGGACTAGCTCAGGGAATGCTCCGGCTATCCTCCGATCCTTTAGTTTTCTTCTTGCTCGATCTAGTTCTCTTCTTGAGAGGACTAACGGGATCATGTGCCAGCACGAAACTTGATGATTCCTTGATGTTTCGCTTCTAAGCGGCCACTCTCCAAATTCATTCTTGACCTTCGTTGGCTGCATGCTTATCAATCGAATCACTAGATTGAGCTCTCCGTGACCCAAGTCCTATAATAGCGGATATTACATACAAAATTGTATACGAGAAAGCATACACCCATATCTCGAAAACTCATCGTGACTTTTAGCTTTCTATCCAAAAACGTCATCGATGTATTTCCAAGTCCTTTGCTCCAATTACAACTTTAACATTAGTTTGGTAGAACTAGTGTCGGTTATGAGGAATATTAAGGAAGTTAGGTTCCCAAAACCAATCTGATTGGATCCTAGCCAAAGAGATCTTAATCTATGGTGTGAGTTCCATGGAACTCACTGTCACGGGACTGGGGATTGTCGACATCTTCATGAAGGAGTAGCAAcattattgaagaatggtcatcttaagtgatcgggccaagaacaACTATGGGAAAAACTGAGATGTTGCAGAACCATCAAAACCGGCTGCAGGGTCACCTTATATGACGATAAACATGATCTTCAGTGGAGACGAAGTAAATAGGGTGAAATTTTTGGCAGGAAAGAAGACGAAGATATCGGTAACTCATGGCAAGAGGATCCGAGAATTCTCAAAAGATGACATCACATTTATAGAAGAGGATGTTGATGGACTTTTTCTACCACACAACGACGCTTTGGTATTTTCTCCAGTCTTTTTCTGTGTACAGTGACTTCAGATAATTGGCAATCTCCATCGACCTGAAAAGTATATGTCGCTCATTCAAAACTGTAAGGATGACGTTTCTTTTTCCATAAGGGTCTTGAGTGGGTGCCGAGTAAGTATTTCCTAAATTTTCATGGTCGGGTGGCCGTGGGGAAGGAACATCTTCCATTTGTTTGGATTGCGCTGGTGGAGAGGTAGCAACTGGTGTAGAAGGAGAGGCAGTTGTTATCGGCTCAGAAGTTGGTGGTGGAGGAAGATCAGGAATTGAACTCCTTTGACCGGAGGCGTCGCTAGGAGTCAAAAAATGAGAATCGATATTTTCAACCAAATCCATTTCGATAAAGAGCCTTTGAACTTCCCATGGTAGTGGTATTCAAAGCTCTCCCGCTAAGCATCTGGTTGAACTGATGaagatctttttcttctttgaagagGATCCACTTCATCATCATTTCCTTCATCAACAAAGACCACTGTGGCAAGTCCGGTTGGTGTTTCTTTCACATTCTTCTCATGAGTCCCAGCCGATGAGGTACGTTTCCTCTTTGGTTTCTTGTTTTTGGGCTGGGGACTACGGGATGAGGTACCTTCACCAGAAGTGAGAGTAGATTCACGAGCTCTCCTCCGGTTAAGGGTATTTTGCAATACTCGTTCGACTTCCACTAGGTCACCGAGAGCCTCGATATCGGGGCAAACAACGAATCCCTTCGGAAGTCCTATGTTGTACAAAAAGATAGTTAATAAATAGATTCTAAGTTATgttgaaagattgaaagaagGGAGGAAGAATATTTGTTTACCATGGTTTTTGGCTTTCCACCCATATTTGGGGGCCATTTCTTTTCACATTCGTGCTTCCGGTGTAGTAATATCCAGAATTTTTTGTACCCATTGTGCCAGATCCTGAACCCCTCGTGGTTCCCAATAAGTAGCTCGAATAAGAAAAGTGCAAGGTTAATAAAGCTGGAAAATCTTTTTAAATATGGAAAGGAAAAGATATCAGATGACTTACAAAGAAGATTCTATGATTTAGGAAAAGCAGGTGATGTAGTTGGGAGGATGTCTCCGGTAGTAATAACAACGAACTGTTTCATCCatccacggtcgttgtcatcatcaaCGCTAGTAAGGAGAGCATCATAACCGCATTTGTTAAGTTTTAGCACACCCCCCACGGAAGATATTTGAGGAGTAGAGATTCATCATGTGAGCAAGAGTTAGGGTTTCCCCGGTCTTAGAGCATAATTGGCAGAGGCAAGCCACCATACGCCATACTGATGGGCATGCTTGTGCGAAACAACTTTGGTACCGGTgacaaaatttcaaaattattagGTCGATTTCTTTAGCCACTCCTAAAGTTAAGGGGTATGTATAAATATACATGACCCTGGTTTGGAGAAGGTGAACCTTTCTATGTCACTAGGAGCGAAGATTTCAATATTATTCCATTCgcagtcttccttcacaacaggGATGTTGGAAAGACGAATGGAAGAACGGTACCTACGAACGGGCCAGTGTCTGTCACTTTTGGGGTAAATGAGATCTTTTTTGTTCTTGAAGATCAGATTTGGTGTTAAGTTGAAGGGGTATGATGGAGTTCATGCTGGGAGGTTCAGACTCGACATCGACCTcttttgttttgttcttctttAGGCCTCCAACGAAGAGAAGGCCAGAATTTCCAAGGGCATCAGTGTTAGAAGACATAATGGTAAGAAATTTGTGAAGAAAGATTTTATTGAGAGAATTGAATTTTGCAAGTAGGGTTCTAAGGTAAATCGGAGAAGAGGAAGGAGTTGTAAAGGTGGAAAGTAAAAATTATGAGTGATGAAGAAGATTATAGACGACAAAAATCATGGTCATAATTAcctcaaaaagtgaaaaaaatatttgCCAAATCGTGGGATAACATCGTTAAATGCGAAGAGACGTGCGTCCTTACAAGTGTCAGAAACTATTCAGAAATTTGCCCGCTAAGGAAAGAGGTTTTCTCTACATTCCGGTAACACTAAAGGATTGTCACCAAAAAGTAGGGGGCGTGTTATATACGGTGAAATTGTTTTGTGACAGTTAGATGAATGAGGAGATGACACGTGGAGCTGAAGACATGTAAGATGTAAGTTAGAAAATAGTTGATAGCGGTTGCAAGCATGTGACTGATGCTGGATGAATTTCGAAGACAGGGTAACCGATAataaaaatttgaagaatttaTATCGGATAGTATTCAATGAGCAGCCATTACAGAGAATATCTGCATTTATAGCCACCCATTATGCATCCATCAATGACTTTTTTATTCTCATTAAAGAGTAGCATGATTGGGGAGATCTTGTCTCCTTAAATACATttataaataagagaatttgtatcCATTGTTGGACACAACATTCTGTACACAAAAGCTTGAATTAGCTCTCATTCTACAACTAGTACCTTATTCTTAATATTGTTCATACTTCTATTACCGGAGAGACTAAGTTCATAGCCAGGCTTGTATTTGCTTAAAGTTTATTTTATAATCTTatttcagttcttatttattttataattctggatcaaattaattcacgtgtctataaaccgcgttataaattcaactgtatcgttTTACAGGCAAATACGTGTTTCAGGCATTAAATAGAAACGGTGCATGCCATTTTACTTCTGGAACACGTCACTGAGATTCTGGAACAAGGTTTCAGACACGCTTCTATTTCCCGCCAAAACTTCTTATCACTTCCCGAATAGTCATTAGTGATTATTGAAAAGTTTGGGGGAgaggtaaaaattgcatggggtgccctatttggtcgcccccatttaacttatacccatatttttaaaattatttaacctataccctaaTTTTGACAACTTCAGATCCTGTGACCTATGTCCAAGAAAATCGGGTATTCAACTTCATTCATGCCAGAACCAGACGTGCAAGTTTCCCCGCATGCGCTCATTTTTTCCtcctcttcttttcctcttctttttcttttctctctcaaacaTGTTATCTTGTAAGTTACACATGTTATCGTTTCTGAAAATTGGACAAAGAGACAAATCAAGAAGAAAGAAAGACTCGCCACTGCCTTTCAAACATTAATACATCCCAACACAAAGTAcgtaaataataaaacaagaaTTTATTGTCAAAACTCAAAAAAGTATCAACTGAAGTTTGGGACTGCAGGGACAAACTTCAGATATTACCGGATTAAATTTTGTCTGAAGTTTACAACTATCATGTCAAGAAAAATTATCTGAAGTTCAAATATAATAAGCTGATTTTGTTTGAAGTTTGCACTACAAACTGAAGAACTTCAAactaatttgtctgaagtttgcactacaaaCTGAAGAACTTCAAACTAATTTGTCTAAAGTTTGCACCCCAACACAAAGTAcgtaaataataaaacaagagTTTATTGTCAAAACACGAAGAAGTATCAATTGAAGTTTGGGACTGCATGGCCAAATGTCAGACATTACCAAGTTAAATATTGTCTGAAGTTTGCAACTATCATGCCAGGAAAAATTATCTGAAGTTCAAATATGATAAGCTgattttgtctgaagtttgcactacaaactgaagtttttttgattgattttgcaagtcaggccaaacttcagatGAAAATTTCTGAAGTTTTACTTTTGATAAGGTCACACTTCAGGTAAAAAATtttgaagttcaaacttcagacataaattCGTGCTACTTCAGGTCCAGTATGTCTGAAGTTACtcgaaaagtgggtacgcttgcaactttttttgcaaagcgggtttAAGTTAAATCGTGACCCAAAaactgggtatagatgcaaatcccccggggagaggggactatctatatttGTAAAAAGTGGGCCTACTACGTGGATAAATAAATCATTGGCACATGATGTACGATGCTAAATCGCATGCACGAAAATGACCAATAGGTTGGAAGGTTACTTGAAGAACGAATTCGAGATCAGTTGAAGTCAAAATTATTGATACCAGGTTCATTGATATTGATTCCGGTAAAGAGTCATATGTacgaaaagaaataaaaaaatactcaATCCCAAATAAGAAGGGATTCGACATTAATTACGGAGCAATTACAAATTCTTTAAGCGTAATATGCGAAAACTGTGGAGTAATGAGGATAACAGGCAGACGAGATATCATGGAACGGTTATGAAAAATCTTATTATTTAAACTTGCACCTTTCTCACTTTGTAATCCATCGGAAGACTCTTGTACTTTCTATAATCATTATATTAAATTGTTACTAAGCTAGCCACATATCTTCGAGCAGAAGCAGGATCAATAAGAattatccttttcttttattcacttttaaTATTGTTCTTTAATTTTTGGTTAAAGATTAAAAGTTTATTAGCCAAAGTATCAATATACACAACCTGCTCATTAGCCAAAGTCAGGCTCTTTCAAAAATAATCAAAGAAAAACGACTATGAATTCCTATTGCCACACGGCTAGTTACTGTGCTTcacaccttctaggaagggtctAAGCATAGCAGCTGCCTCCAAAGCTAGATCATTCAGCAAGGATAACTATTTAGTCTTTCTAATGTGTGTTTGCTATTTGTGCAGTCATTGCCCTACACTGTGTAACTGTAGTGCTATTTCCTTGAGCCTATCACAGCTCTCGCTTGGTTTGCTGGAATCTCCTATTATTTCTTTCTACCCATATGTGATATACGACTGTTGTAAATAAGAACCTCAGTACTGCACCAGTGGAGCTTCTGTTTTTGACATTCTGATATAGCCGAGCTACTTCATTGTCCTATTGATTGTTCTATCTAGTAATGCTCATACTTCCTTAGAATATGAGCACTGGAAAAATAGGTAGCTATGAGTCTCATCAATACCAGAGTAGCCTTTTTCTCCTCAATTAGTTGTGGATTAAAGTCAAGGCGGACCTACCTTAGGGTTAGGGGGCCACCGGAATCCGTTAGCCTCGGAAAAAATActgtaaatatattttatatatatttatatatacactGGGGACCACTTAAATAATTTATCAGGCCCCCTAAATAAACAAAAGCAAGTCAGACACGTTGGTTTTGTAGCTTGTTTATACACTTTAGTTACTTGAAGGTTCCAAGTTTGAAACTTGACTTCTGTACTTCTTctgttttttactttttttttttaattctttaatACGTGTACTGTTGCACACAAATACACAATAGTCACCCTAAAGTCTTAACTTTTATCATTTTCCAAACTAAAGAACAAAACCTACCTCTCTTCTCCAAACAGACCGTTCCACCCTTTTGCTAAAAAACAAAACCTTTTTTTCAATTAACCCTATAACCTAAAGTCTTAACCTTTATGCTTTTCCAAACTAAAGAACAAAACCCACATCTCTTCTCGAAACAAACCGCTATACCCTTCTGTTAAAAAACAAAACCCTTTTTTTAATTAACCCTATTTAGCTTCTGCTCAAGCTCGAATCCGATAATCGGCAGTCCGAATCGGCGACGACTACTGGGTGTGAGGCTCTTCTTCAACTGAAATAGTAAGTTTATTTGAGTAAAATCTTGATTTTATTTGAGTAAAATCTTGATTTTATTGAGTAAGTTTTGTTTTCATTTGAAAATATTAACTTAGCAAAATAATTTGGTATCAAAAATTTACTTTCTGCAAAGAGTCTTAGAGCCAAAAAGTAAATGCCAAATTAATTTTGTAGGCATTTGAATATTGTGTGCTAATGTTATTTTGAAATATTCTTTCAGTGAAGtgtttcttttcaaaaaaaaactttGAATTAGGGCTTTTTTTTTTATAGACTAGAGTGAAATTTCGAActtgtttaatttaattaatacttGTTCTCATAGTAGTTATACTAAGCAGTAAGCCTTTATTATAACTTGAATATGGGAAATGTTTTATTCACAAAGTGTCGTAGTATAACTTTAATATTTTTGCAGGGTTTGCCGTTTGCATATTACAAGACAAGAtcaattatattatattttgcTGAACTAAAAGCCTCTTTACTTCAAGGATAAAAAATTTCACAAATTGGTAAGTGTTCCTAttttaaagggtgtaatttctctattttaaatgttgtgttttcttttttcttgatagAAGGGGTGTGATTGAGTAATTCCCCTGTTATATTCTCTTAGTGTTGTTCTTGATAGAAGAGGTGCGATTCCACTATTGAAAGTTTGCTTTTATTCTTGATGGACACTTAAATTGAATTGAACCATTGTTTTGTAGGAAGTTCTTGTTCTTGTAACTTGATATGGACGTATTTTTTTACGTGGTTTAATTCTTCTCAACCAAGTTCTAGTTTTAGAGAGAATTCCTTCCGTCTAGTCGATGAATTTGATGTGGAATCACTAAATCCCGACCCCGGAGAGAGAATACCCATTGATAAATATAGCCTTAGAATATGAGATGAAGTGAGAAAATACTATATTAAACAAGGGCCTTGCCAACCGGTTGATTACAAATTCCCTAAAACTTTATTCGGAAAGAAAATGCGTTAATTTAGTCCGGGTTGGTTTAAAGATTCAAACTCTAGATGGTTGGAGTATAGTGTGAAGAAAGATACGGCATTTTTTTATGTTGCTATTTATTCAAGAATGATTATGTCCATGGAAGCACAGGTGACTCTTTCACAAAAACTGGCTTTAGGGCTTGGAATAAATCTTCGGAAAGACTTACTTTACATGTTGGTGAAGTAAATAATCTCCACCATAAGTATTTCAATAAGATGCTAGACTTGTCTaatcaatcttagtcaattcaaGTTGTTTTTAACAAGCAATCCGAGAAACAAAGAAGTGATCACTGAATTCGTTTAAATACCTCAATTAATGTTGCAAGGTTCCTCTTGGAATTTGGATTGTCTTTTCGAGGTCACGATGAAagtgaatcttccaaaaataaagcCTTTTTCTAGGGCTATTGGAATGGCTTGCAAAGAGGCTTCCGGATGTGGATAGAGTTATATTAAAACATGCTCCAAAAAATGATATGATGActtcaccaaaaattcaaaaggaTATTGTTAGCCCTTATGCACAAGAAACTGTGAAAGCTATAATTGATGACTTGGGAGGGGATTATTTTGGGATATTAGTTGATGAGTTCAAGAATATTTCATACCATGAACAAATGGCCCTTGCTTTGCGGTATGTTGACAAAAAAGGCCAAGTGAATGAGCCATTTATTGGTCTTGTTCGTGTTGGTGATACATCTGTAAAGTCATTGAGGGAAGCAATATATTCTTTACTGTTGAAACACTCATTAAGTCTATCTAAAATATGTGGACAAGGATATGATGGAGCTAGTAACATGCAAGGAAAGGTGAATGGTCTTAAAGCTTTAATTTTAGAACAAACTCCATCGGCatattgtattcattattttgCGCATCAATTGCAATTGACACTTGTAGCTGTGGC
This DNA window, taken from Nicotiana tabacum cultivar K326 chromosome 4, ASM71507v2, whole genome shotgun sequence, encodes the following:
- the LOC142180132 gene encoding uncharacterized protein LOC142180132, which encodes MTSPKIQKDIVSPYAQETVKAIIDDLGGDYFGILVDEFKNISYHEQMALALRYVDKKGQVNEPFIGLVRVGDTSVKSLREAIYSLLLKHSLSLSKICGQGYDGASNMQGKVNGLKALILEQTPSAYCIHYFAHQLQLTLVAVAKKYKKVETFFVIIANVLNVVGESFKRRDQLRDHQAELLEKLLESGELQSGSEADDRLQAEAFLSKINAFDLFSCFT